The Thermovenabulum gondwanense genome includes a region encoding these proteins:
- a CDS encoding ABC transporter substrate-binding protein, whose amino-acid sequence MKNKIIVKNLLTILLIAAIIVVGLSGCSKNSKNNDSQNSNSNNGLFPVTLKDSLGREVKIEKEPLRIISLSPSNTEILFALGLGDRVVGVTNYCDYPGEAKSKEKIGDFSNPNIEKIISLNPDLVLATTMHEKPVKRLEELKIPVIVLEPKNIEEMLDSLILVGKATGREKDATELVNSLKKRIDAVKEKVSSIPEDKKPTVFYELWPSPITTVGPGTFVDDLITKAGGKNIAGDSDKPYPVYGQEVIIAKNPDIIIFSHHGTNGVNEQTKEDILKRPGWSNINAVKNDKVFYVDENIIQRPTPRLVDGLEQFSKIIHPEIFK is encoded by the coding sequence GTGAAAAACAAAATTATTGTCAAAAATCTCTTAACAATTTTGTTAATAGCTGCCATTATTGTAGTTGGTTTGTCTGGCTGCAGCAAAAACAGCAAAAATAATGATTCGCAAAATTCAAATTCTAATAATGGACTTTTCCCTGTAACGTTAAAAGACAGCCTTGGCAGGGAGGTTAAGATTGAAAAGGAACCCTTAAGAATAATTTCTTTATCCCCCAGCAATACGGAAATATTATTTGCCCTGGGTTTAGGCGATAGGGTTGTAGGTGTTACAAACTATTGTGATTATCCCGGAGAAGCTAAAAGCAAAGAAAAAATAGGAGATTTTTCAAATCCTAATATAGAAAAAATAATATCGCTAAATCCGGATCTTGTACTTGCCACAACCATGCATGAAAAGCCAGTAAAAAGATTGGAAGAATTGAAAATACCGGTTATAGTGCTGGAACCAAAAAATATTGAAGAAATGCTTGATAGTTTGATTCTCGTAGGGAAGGCCACCGGAAGAGAAAAGGATGCCACTGAACTTGTAAATTCTCTGAAAAAGAGAATAGATGCCGTAAAAGAGAAAGTTTCATCTATACCTGAGGATAAAAAACCTACTGTATTTTATGAATTATGGCCTTCACCCATTACCACTGTCGGGCCGGGGACTTTTGTAGATGACCTTATAACCAAAGCGGGTGGGAAAAATATTGCAGGCGATTCGGATAAGCCTTATCCCGTTTATGGACAGGAAGTAATAATAGCTAAAAATCCTGATATTATAATATTTTCTCATCACGGTACTAACGGTGTAAATGAACAGACAAAAGAAGACATTCTTAAAAGACCCGGTTGGAGCAATATCAATGCAGTAAAAAATGACAAGGTATTTTACGTGGATGAAAATATTATTCAAAGACCCACACCGAGACTGGTGGATGGGTTGGAACAATTTTCAAAAATTATACATCCAGAGATTTTTAAATAA